ACCCAAAACGCAAGCATACATCAAGGCGtgtaaacaatattgaaaagttTAATCGCTGACAACACGTCAAAGTTGCGTTTGCTGCTTGGATCTGTTTGTTGCCGAACATGTACGGCTTTGCGGTTTGTCTGttcgtttcttttttatatCCTTATGCGACTTTCGAAATTTTGTTCTGCGCTGTTTCTGCTGGCAGTCGAGTAAGCTTTCTGCACAGTTTAACACGCGGAAACATCTGGGCGGATGTCTGGGAAATCTGGCTGTTATGATGTGCTTGTAATACGGTTTGAATATTGTTTCATTGATACAAATGCCGTGTTACATCGATGAGTGGCTTATAAAAACTTTGAAACAACTTGCAGAGTTTCTGGCGCACAGTGGGTACTTTTTGGAGAGtgacttttgtaaattttaataccaCTTTATAGTTATGGAGGGCTTCATGTTTTTAGACTTTTCTTTTTAGTTTCAAATCACAATTAATCGTAAGAATAATAGTACAATTTCTATAAATAAGATGTAGCTTGCAAAAGTCCCGTCTTACTAATATTGTGCACCagaaaatataagtgaaaatttaaGGATAATTGCGTTTTACAGTCTCCCTTTACCACTATGCCCTTGCGATACTTCAACTTTTTTGGCCTATCTGAAAAATACGCTTTCTGGAGGTTTGCAAAGTATGAGAGCTACATTTTcaagtttgaataaaaaagtCGCATCAGGCCAAATCTGAAGAACTCGATGGTTGGAGCTCGTTTTACTAACCAGTTTGCGTGGTAATGTCAAGTTTTTTTCTCGTCAATTGGATTTTTTCCTCAATAATTGCTTTAGTAGAGTCCTCAAActatttttcctatttttagGTAGTCGATCTTGTGAATTTCAGAGAACGGTAGCCATTACCTTTACGGCCGTCCGATGGTGCAGTATTTTCCTTTTTCGGAGTTTGTTCGCGGATGAAATTCGGTCCGACTACTGTTCCTTGGTCCCTAATGCTTACCAGTTGACCTTTATTTCGTTTGCCTATTCCCTCAGCCATTTTGCGGACCTTCAGTAGGCGATCTCTCAATACGAGCTCTTGGACTTTTGCCACACCTTCCTCTGCGATGGCCGTTTTCGATGCGTGGCATTTCAAATCTTCTTTGAAATCCGTAATTCGTTAAATTTTTGACTGTCGCCATCGAAGGAAAAGGTTCTTCGTGTAAAGCGTTCAAGCGGTCTTTGATTTTCTTCCCTGATTTTCCACAACCGAAGATTGCATCACCGTCTAATATTGTTCGTTTTAGACTATCCTAAAATCCTCGGATGCGTTTTTTTTcacacaaagtaaaaaaatcgattacgGAGTAGTTTAGATCTCATCATGCATTCGTAATTGCCACATCTCCACCGCGGCAGCTCATAATATGAAATGTGAAACATATGACAGCCAACATTTGCGGCATACAGGCTATGATAATGCTTCATATTGTGAGTTCTATGCCGACTCTCATACTCTCATTTTTACCCCCCTGTCATTCTTATAACGAGTATTTATTTCCTTATTTGTTCTGCCTTGAATTTCGCTTTAATGCATTTtatgtttcatatttttctattatcttgaatatttcataaattatgtATCTTCTTTTGTACTTGTGCATTTACCATTCAGCCAATATTTGCTTTCACTCTCTAATGTCGGTGTAATCGTACATTTATCAAACAAAAGTTTTATAATGCGAACTTCACTTGTAACTTTAGAGAGGGCATTGTTAAAGTGTCTTTGGGCTTAttttgcacaataagaaaagaaaattgaTATCTTTGCAATTGtagctttaaaataaattataaagtgAATAAATAAATCTTGTAGAAAAGGATCTTTTCTCCTACTACAACTTttcttaggttaggttatgttagatggagttcagttgctaggtcccaGAGGATAAGTCATCATTTAAGAtgtctgcgcttgacgcgaatttcaagAGACTTTGCCGCCTACCTATGGATActtcctccagtgtatcatgtCGTAGGGATCCCAGACACAGtttagtcttgccaatgcgggacaagtgcgcAAGAGATGCTCCAGTTCAAAGGATACTTGCAAATTAATGAGAAAACTTGCACGATTCTgcttagtattttattttagtcAACTTAAATATGGAGGTTACTATTATTTCTTTTCGTAGAGATAATGATAATGCTATCATGTTCGAACAAAATACTGTGTTTTGAGACATTGTCTTAAGCTCAGTAGATACATCTGCTTTCTTCGAATTGCAATCATACGTTCACTTTTTcacttgtaaaaaaatattatttgtgccTAATGCTAATACTTTacaaattagttaaattttttgaacatcACCATCACAACACCGAAATAATAccgtgatcaaattgaaaggtgaatttttaatttatacttcgcttgtttttcgaatcggaaattgttttttgtatgtattcggtagtactgttagtgacatctatactaaatttcacgtcaaaatattcattagtatttgagatacgcgtcgttttgtgaggctctaacagtgaattctttgatttttctgtctgaatttattgaacaaagaagtgcgataatgcatcATCTCATACTACATTGCTTATTCGccatcatttcgccacattttcaactaatatcgtgccgaaTTCGCCTGATTTATCTTCGTGTAAactctggctattcagcaaattcacatgaccactccgaggacaccatTTTAACtcaattgaagatataaaagctgaatcgaagaaggctctgatggccatcaggACGgaagatttttccaagtgctatgaggactggaaaattcgttggcataagtgtattgcagcgagagggattactttgaaggaaatgaaatggacaaaattcacctttcaatttgatgaaCCTTCCAGGTTTGAATATGTGATCTGATCAATCGCCTTCAGAATAGGCTGCTTCTGAAGAAGTACAAGCATGCAAACGCTTCATCCAATATTTCATACACTTGCTATAAGACTCGGCTGTGATGTCCTTCGGTAAtttcagtgaattttttttcgattccgACGCATAtttggagcgccattcgctagattcTTAGCTATCTCGTTTGGGACATTTACTAGtcttagtttttgaaaaagattCAATCTTTTAGCTTCATATCCAAATCGTTAACCAAAATGTATTCAGATAATCTATAAGAGATGCCTTCTGCTATCTCACTATTTCTTCAAcgttttcgatgttatcgtcattaacagcaGTGGACGGACGACCAgaatgaggcaagttttcgatgacttcactaCTTTCACTGAATactttgtgccactcaaatacttatGTGGGAGACTCACCAAAACAGTTCTGCAATAGTTGTAACGTTCCGTAGCTTTGCTTCCAATGGAAATCCAAAACCTCAAGCTAcgctttgttaatttttatggtaaaaatcgctgaattgcttGTAAAGATAAAATTTTACAAGAAGATTAATGGCAATCTAAGAAGAATTCCgaatcaaatttgatcagattcTATGGGAAAACGCGATGCTCtgaatattattacaaattcgaaatttttcgaaatttcacaaGGTTGCAGGTGTCAACATTCGaatattaaacttaataaaactttctttaaaaaaatatttaatatttaaccaAAATACAAACTATagcaaaagcataaaaaaataaaggaaagatTAATTATAACACTacggtaaataaaaacaaatagctttttaaacttaaaatcaATGTATGTTTCATTCAAAATCCCTTCTTTGGTAAAATTTTACCATGATCagtatgaaaatataaactattaattacacaaatatttatttggattcatatattttattagataaTCTCTTGACTGACGATGACTTTGAGGTACCTAAATATTcattttcctcttcttcttgaAATTGATTCATTTTATTTAGCATATACATTCTGAATAGTCTTTGCCTTTTGCTGGAGAGTTTTTCATAATCAGACagcaaacttttaaaaaataattcatttccATTTTCTTTTGGTTTCTGCTTCGTTCTGGAGTTTAGGAATTCAATCATTGGTCCTGCTATCATCTCAGATATAGATGTCTTACTCTTATTCGTAGGTATTGGACTGCTTTTGTCAGTACTTACTGCATCCGTAAAATCATATTGCGACATGTCGGCAGTTTGTTCTTCGATGTCAGTGCTATTTACAGGTAAAATACTGCTCATATCACGATGCTGATGTAcaaattctttcaaaaaagACATTGCATCAGCCAAGTACCACTTCCGCTTCTGTTTACCACTCGATCGAGATGGTTTGTTTTTTTCTTCCCTCAAATATCGCGAATATGAGTTCCGTAAATTTATCCATTTATTTTTGCATGCTGCTACTGCAAgatataaaatttggaattttaaaattgttattattaaggggtatacaaaaattaaaattaattaaaatataacttCAGGAATTTGATAACTAGGGAATCATTTAAGTCGCTTTTGTCTTTTCTCGCTGTGGGGCTTCCACAATTGAAAACTTTGTTAGGGAAACCTGAAAAGTTGTCTGGAAAATATTATCACCATTTTACCTTCAAAAACACAACTTTGCGAAATGGCTTTCTATAGCGGATTCCTTTGAAAAAATGTGTAACTTTCCTACTAATTAAGCAGGAGCTATAGATGGAAAACACAAAGGAATACAGTGCCCTCCAAAAGCAGGATcagattattttaattataaaaaatttcatacaaaacatTTATAAGCTTTAGTTGATGCATATTGACAGTTCATTTGTGTTGATGTTGGCGACTTTGGACGAAATTGAGATAGTGGTGTTTTCAAACACTctcattttggaaaaaaaacttattcaaaaaaaattgaatttaccaCATAACCAAACGCTATGTCCAGAAAGTTGCAAATGCATACAACTTCTTACGAATGAGCGAAGAATATACAATTACTGTTTATTAAGAGCAAGATGAGTCATGGAGTGCGCATTTGGTATGCTTGCAGATAAGTTTCGAATTTTTCATACAGAAATTGTGTTGTCGCCTAATAAAGTATAAACTATTATATTAGCTGCTTGTGCTTTACATAATAGGGGTATTCAGACCAGCCTCGTTAATTCGTTAGTCGTTATTCGGTAGTTTTTAAcatgtattttctttttgtaaaattaacagaCTATCGTTCTACCGAGTAACGAACTATCCATCTGGCAAGCTTGATAATTGTTTCGTTACTCGGTAATATCACATCAGCTGTTCTCCTGCTCCTCTGTACATCAATTTAAAGTACTTACCAGTAATAAATTTGATCTGCtccacataattttcaattaaatgactgacaatttttgattttgcactTTGTTGAGGCATTTTTactctttaataaaattgaatcagctGTTTCGGAATAAAATTTATCATACTACAGAGGTAGAACAAAAAGTATGTTCACAGTTAAGCCTTTCAACGAAGTATCAACTAACGAATTACCAAATTAACAGGCTTCGGTCTGAAAACCCCTAATATGATTCGGGAACGAGAACATTTTCTTCATGTGATATATAATGAACGCGATGATATGGAATATTGAGTTCAAGgggcaacaaatgaaaatattgaaaacacaaGGCCAGTTTCTATCATATTTTAACTCCACCACGGGATTAGTTTCTTGACAAAATAAGTACgctatctaatttttttttagttttgtactttatacatatttacaagggACTCTCACTATGTTTTTAAATACTTATCAACATTACGTATGATGTATGCACaaatagtataaataaattaaaataaacttaccTTCACTATTCATTTCGGTAGCTATTTCTTCCCATAGTTTTTccgttattaatttattattgtgatctttaattttattattaaatattgggCTCCTTGCCTCGatcaaaaacactaatttttcCGCGTCAATGTTCATTATAACAATTTGTATGCACAATGAAAGCACAAATAAAATGCGCAATTTTGCCTATGAAAAACAACGGTGCAGCTATAAGCAACGAAACGGGTTTTTCTGTCTTGTCTTGTCTGTTTCATTCGGTGTGCGTTCCGCCGTAGCAAAACGAAACGAAAACGCATGCTCGTGCTCTCTGACTTGTTTGAAGAACTGTTGTCAAacttcttatgtacatatgtatgtactttcatGCAGCCAACGCACACCAAATGCGACAAAACCGTCTttgttgtttatacatatgtacatgctgaGCTACGGCGCAACCCACAGAATGGAACAGACAAGACACGACAGATAAACACGTTTGCTTTTGCGgtagtttttattttgcttaaaaattaaatgttttattaatcCTTCCTGCATCGttgtgaaatttcgaaattttctccgATGCATTATCAGTTCAGAAATCAAATAAGTATGTAATGATATTTTCTGAATCGCGCTTCTGGTTGTATGGATGCACCCACCATTctcttttatttctttcatttcgttcaaaaaactcaaaatgtCGCATTGTGCTTCCCTTGGTGTGGGTTAGAGCACAAAAGGTTTTTGTGTCTTATAGGTCCGTTTCCAGCTCTTAAGTaaatgctcaagaaaaaaaattccttatttCTTGAGCTGTAGTCAAGCAATTTTGACAGCTGATTACGTATTGTGAATGAtgcacattagaagagcaagaggaaataaacaaagaaaataaacttatgtgtgtaatatgtatgtatgtatgtgtgtagtaacataaatattttcattgtgatttaaggaatgttgttgatATTGATAAGGTTTATGCAACATTTCagcaggaataaagggttgttaaacttattccagtgtgagagcgcctcaaaattagcgttttttataacattttccattatggccagattgaacaaaattacaatttttggcatttaaattcaaacacccaacatttagtatgaatgaaaattactatatagcggttatttattatatggagaaactatttaaatctttttaaagaatattataacatctgacttttgtcctttcaatgcccaataattggatttaagcttgttagctctcaatcattaaacgtttttaatcattttcattgaaaataaaactatgatgcttcaaattacaaaaacgtttcatcaaatatctttaaattctacaaatttatttaattttcatttttataagtggtcttgaacgatgcaactaatccctccgtttacatatttttttgataaaatttcaatctggccatcgctcgtttccaattgctaaacgtcaaaacctcctgaactcgatcaactgtcaaagtttaggtggtttgaCGTTTATCTCTGATTTCAGTATGAACATTTGAAGCGAAAAGATACATTGCTATTAGTTAAAGATACtgttatcaggaaaggatttaATCTTAGTTTCCGTAAGATTGCTCGGGAattgatcgatattttaaaataaaatgttcgattttgGGAACTGGGGTCTACATACAAAACGACACATTCATTGGTGCTTAATTTGCTTACTGGATAATtagatagaatttaaaatttcgttgTAAGGGAAGTTGGCGTGGTTATTTCCGATCTCGCTGTCGGTCTGATAGGTTCAGAGATATGGATTTTCAGCTTAATGTTTTCGGTGCCACCCCCGTCGTCTAATTTTGACCTCGGCTCCTATgaagtgtaaaattttgttttttctatggcgtatttatttattgctttatcgcgcttttagtttttttttttaacattaccgTTATATGATGGGCAATTGGCGGGGTTAGCCGCTTTCATCGATTTTCACAGTGTTGACAGAAGTGCTTCTGAGATTTGTCCTGAGCGATGTTGGCTATTATTGCTTGCATGACTTCTACTAACAAGAAGACCCGTAACTGGGCTTTGTAAAAATCAACTAAATACTTCATTTTAAACTTCCATTCAAATGGAATAATGTTTGACTTCATAGCATTAAAACAATTCGAATAAATACCATTCgggtacgtacatacatatgtacatacttacagtacGCATCAATAAAGTTTTGATatgatattttgaaatatttcacaaaagaAGTTGTTCAAAGTAGATTTTGAAAGTTACGCACCTATTTatttacgtattttttataacaaaatttcatattctTGTTTATTAGTTGAGAAcagtcagaaataaaaaaaaaaacaaaagatatcACATGCAGTAttgtctcaatttttttttttggcacagtTATTTAGCTATTTTTGCAAAAGGTTCTAACGGATGTCTTGTTTTGTAAAATCATCGTCGACTTTGTAATATATCcgatgaaataaatttcaattcatgaaattgaaattaaatttatgttgataaaataaatataaaaatttaaaaaaattgtttcgtaaGATAAAGGGTGATCTAgtttgaggttccctacttttttttttaaggaaaaaacatacaaaattcaAAGTTAATGGGGAGTGTTtaatattattcgaaagaacattatttga
The sequence above is drawn from the Bactrocera tryoni isolate S06 chromosome 1, CSIRO_BtryS06_freeze2, whole genome shotgun sequence genome and encodes:
- the LOC120767011 gene encoding uncharacterized protein LOC120767011, coding for MNIDAEKLVFLIEARSPIFNNKIKDHNNKLITEKLWEEIATEMNSEVAACKNKWINLRNSYSRYLREEKNKPSRSSGKQKRKWYLADAMSFLKEFVHQHRDMSSILPVNSTDIEEQTADMSQYDFTDAVSTDKSSPIPTNKSKTSISEMIAGPMIEFLNSRTKQKPKENGNELFFKSLLSDYEKLSSKRQRLFRMYMLNKMNQFQEEEENEYLGTSKSSSVKRLSNKIYESK